From a region of the Pseudanabaena sp. ABRG5-3 genome:
- a CDS encoding HEPN domain-containing protein encodes MNELAKFLLLSNDDLETAQLLCNCGRYRSAISRAYYAMFYMTQYLLLSQGLDTSTYKGVLKMLSLHFVKTGKIPPSVADLLREAYDARQACDYESDMTEDEEMAKNVIANAQTFISEVRMLLS; translated from the coding sequence ATGAATGAATTAGCAAAATTCTTGCTATTGTCCAATGATGATCTGGAAACTGCTCAATTGCTCTGCAATTGTGGACGTTATCGTTCTGCTATATCCCGTGCTTATTATGCAATGTTTTATATGACTCAATATTTACTTCTCTCTCAAGGATTGGATACTTCTACTTATAAAGGAGTTCTCAAGATGCTTAGTCTACATTTTGTGAAAACAGGGAAGATACCTCCAAGCGTTGCAGACCTATTGAGAGAGGCTTACGATGCGAGACAAGCTTGTGATTACGAATCTGATATGACTGAGGATGAGGAAATGGCTAAAAATGTGATCGCCAACGCTCAAACTTTTATTTCTGAAGTTAGAATGCTGCTTTCTTAG
- a CDS encoding nucleotidyltransferase domain-containing protein translates to MLTTIKNKQLFVLLNELKSGLVELYGDRLFSVILFGSHARGEATSESDIDVMVILADPVNAVAERARMSSLFLYFLREYDELVSIIPISKSRFLAGEISFLRVVKREGIEI, encoded by the coding sequence ATGCTTACAACTATTAAGAACAAGCAATTATTTGTTTTGTTGAATGAGCTAAAGTCTGGGCTGGTAGAACTCTATGGAGATAGATTATTTTCAGTGATTCTTTTTGGTTCTCATGCAAGAGGAGAGGCTACTTCTGAATCAGATATTGATGTGATGGTAATTTTGGCAGATCCTGTTAACGCAGTTGCAGAGAGAGCGAGAATGTCTAGTCTTTTTTTGTATTTCTTGAGGGAATATGATGAATTAGTCTCAATTATCCCGATATCAAAATCTCGATTTTTAGCAGGTGAAATTTCTTTTCTGAGAGTGGTTAAGCGTGAAGGCATTGAGATATGA
- a CDS encoding DUF4926 domain-containing protein encodes MNEIQEYDLVALTEDAIATHKVTHQQILLRRGQMGTVLMSFDRKAFLIDFTDKQGNTFAMETIEPVKLLRLINEPELVLS; translated from the coding sequence ATGAACGAAATCCAAGAATACGATCTTGTTGCATTAACTGAAGATGCGATCGCCACGCACAAAGTCACCCATCAGCAAATCTTGCTCCGCCGAGGACAAATGGGAACAGTCTTAATGTCATTTGATCGTAAAGCCTTTCTAATCGACTTTACCGATAAGCAAGGCAACACCTTCGCAATGGAAACAATCGAACCAGTAAAATTATTACGCCTTATTAACGAACCAGAATTAGTTCTTTCTTAA
- a CDS encoding DUF6883 domain-containing protein, whose amino-acid sequence MKLPNGDKAELGDKLERYCLNYEHQKGKHKALLFEKRLGITIANKEILEQALQEAAIEGEAELFKIDQYGTHYDLAFSLCTDIGESLVLSCWIIKITEDFPRLTNTYPID is encoded by the coding sequence ATGAAACTACCAAACGGTGACAAAGCCGAACTAGGAGACAAACTCGAAAGATATTGTCTGAACTATGAACACCAAAAAGGTAAACATAAAGCCCTACTTTTTGAAAAGCGTCTTGGGATTACCATCGCCAACAAAGAAATTTTAGAACAAGCTCTACAAGAAGCAGCTATTGAAGGTGAAGCCGAACTTTTTAAAATCGATCAATATGGCACTCATTACGATCTTGCATTTTCACTTTGTACCGATATTGGTGAATCCCTAGTTCTAAGTTGTTGGATTATCAAAATTACAGAAGACTTTCCACGCCTAACTAATACTTACCCTATTGATTAA
- a CDS encoding type II toxin-antitoxin system RelE/ParE family toxin, which yields MNRFKISRQADRDLEDMWVYLAQNDSLAADLLLAKVLDKFPMLAQFPEMGRSRKELAKELRSFPVNPYIIFYKRMETYIEIVRILHQSRDIENQF from the coding sequence ATGAATCGATTTAAGATATCTCGACAAGCAGATCGTGACCTTGAGGATATGTGGGTATATCTTGCTCAAAACGATTCCCTAGCAGCCGATTTATTACTCGCAAAAGTCCTTGACAAGTTTCCTATGCTTGCACAGTTCCCAGAGATGGGCAGAAGCAGAAAAGAGCTTGCTAAAGAACTGCGTAGTTTTCCAGTTAATCCATACATTATCTTCTACAAAAGAATGGAAACTTACATTGAAATTGTTCGTATTCTGCATCAGTCTAGAGATATTGAAAATCAGTTCTAG
- a CDS encoding type II toxin-antitoxin system VapC family toxin, protein MSNAIFIDTWGWLTLNDAGERRHNEVASLYRTLIADRTLIYTSTFVLDETFTLFFKRLNSSQAKQAMLQLSEAFSTEQFQLIQIDEFRFSQTQLLRLKYLDKPQISFTDLTSALVMQELNIQRILTEDAHFTQIGLGFKLEPNSF, encoded by the coding sequence ATGAGTAACGCCATATTTATCGATACATGGGGCTGGTTGACTCTAAACGACGCAGGAGAACGCAGACATAACGAAGTTGCTAGTTTATATCGCACCTTAATTGCAGATAGAACACTCATTTACACTTCCACATTTGTTCTAGATGAGACATTCACACTATTCTTCAAACGTCTCAATTCCTCCCAAGCCAAGCAAGCAATGCTCCAACTATCTGAAGCATTCTCCACAGAGCAATTTCAGTTAATCCAAATTGATGAATTTCGCTTCAGTCAAACTCAACTGTTACGTTTGAAATATCTTGACAAGCCACAAATTTCTTTCACTGACTTAACATCAGCGTTAGTTATGCAAGAGTTAAATATCCAGCGCATCCTTACTGAAGATGCTCATTTCACTCAAATTGGCTTAGGATTTAAACTTGAGCCAAATTCTTTTTAA
- a CDS encoding prevent-host-death protein, whose translation MTNALQYICDSEGQTVSVVVPIAFWQEIMAERETAYLLSSSAMKERLLKARKRQDGISLEAACEKLGI comes from the coding sequence ATGACTAACGCATTACAATACATCTGTGATTCAGAAGGGCAAACAGTCTCCGTAGTTGTCCCCATTGCCTTTTGGCAAGAAATAATGGCAGAAAGAGAAACCGCCTATTTACTCAGTAGTTCAGCCATGAAAGAAAGACTGCTTAAAGCTAGAAAACGTCAAGATGGAATCTCTTTGGAAGCAGCCTGTGAAAAACTTGGAATTTGA
- a CDS encoding type II toxin-antitoxin system Phd/YefM family antitoxin, whose translation MIELKNIHSLSDFKRNAKEFIERIKSTQSPMVLTVNGKAEVVVQDAHAFQAICDRAEQAEAELRALKLATLQQDINLGIAQLKNGDYTEYDSDTLPNLLENIKKRGQKRLAHKNESI comes from the coding sequence ATGATCGAGCTAAAAAATATCCACTCCCTGAGCGACTTCAAGCGCAACGCCAAAGAATTTATTGAACGCATTAAATCAACACAATCGCCTATGGTTCTAACCGTTAACGGTAAAGCTGAAGTCGTTGTCCAAGATGCTCATGCCTTTCAAGCAATATGCGATCGGGCAGAGCAAGCCGAAGCCGAACTTCGCGCACTGAAACTCGCAACACTACAACAAGACATTAACCTCGGAATTGCACAACTCAAAAATGGTGACTACACCGAATACGATTCGGACACATTACCCAATCTGTTAGAAAACATTAAAAAACGTGGTCAAAAACGCTTAGCTCATAAAAATGAATCGATTTAA
- a CDS encoding Txe/YoeB family addiction module toxin — MESDRKKALKIIKLIREVQRSPFEGTGQPEALKHDLSGCWSRRIDQEHRLVYEVLDDKIRILACRFHY; from the coding sequence ATTGAAAGCGATCGTAAAAAAGCTTTAAAAATCATCAAACTGATTCGTGAAGTCCAACGTAGTCCATTTGAAGGAACAGGACAACCCGAAGCTTTAAAACACGATCTATCTGGTTGCTGGTCACGCCGTATCGATCAAGAACATCGTCTAGTTTATGAAGTTCTAGACGATAAAATTAGAATTCTCGCCTGCCGCTTTCACTACTAA